The following are encoded in a window of Diorhabda sublineata isolate icDioSubl1.1 chromosome 5, icDioSubl1.1, whole genome shotgun sequence genomic DNA:
- the LOC130443950 gene encoding transmembrane protein 131, whose translation MFKNSLSWYIFTLSLLELIIKTHPTLHDSSHGFISKNPRYFDDEFSHLHEEFGLLRTSKLSDVPLKFHMKFEPTFLDFNHRPLGIPHLEKVTLFNIDKNKSIHMTSISGNTVHFHSSFFADRNIPPKGNTSFSVVFLGREEGFIESDLYIHTSEGFLKYNVRAASTFSHYRIRPIVGVKLPLNSSFAPLIYLHNPHLEPLQIVEIYGNGGGFHLELPNGEPEGSNDIWEIAPQETKAIIRVILHAERLQNYTAYVRIRLNKPNLTLVVPVEVEVTTDTEIVHPRGYVDLGLGGSLDLASEVKLCLSNPNKKHVRVHSVSTTSKAITVQHYNIRLPPAVDTDEPSDQCVDIGTLTVDWKTAYETKDFTGKIIVKYRNGKNKSEIPYHLTVLKGGLTYDPLTTSYFMNDKAVDLSSRLFKVKNEFEEYIYISDVIFPQDAHLYFKIQDLSPKILKPGEEVNLFNIKLKNNIRLSDLQLHSHIIIKTNISSVRVPLLSYNGKLQVHLPFKSKDYSLDIGLLGFNSLKEVYFMVVNNNPVTLYLKHVHSSIPMTRAGIVGCGSGDHRLVLFRDSFDNLSKCHTLKPSHYAVIKVTIMTTQVEGQVWGDIYVETQFENLKIPVHFKIAHGKLEIGPDKLIFDQCFPGKLCTHPVRIHSTFNEPMIIEDILSLPPDKRISNKNTGHILARTSKIVGHMFLNPELECQTECYTGLQSDTTAQWLRILSLSKYISDLDSHLANLFYTRYLNLTSNGTKKWQNITLRLDTSEVRGHIFKSRVKMSWPSLIADQNIENKSVVNFPLTQVGNVTFHNLTIRNPASYNLIVQLVFDRDYPAFETLYTALPPNFIVKNFHDSYYSRGFFFLNETKREQVDFFEQMLGVTTHKDSIPILLAPGESYTVPIGFKADDNDFHSAILLLRNNLTILEAVRLNARSAQPLFKFGNRRPGSVQPLMFEMTDRHFRDCEKLNVVDPNFTVKRTFTARNIGEVTLYIHSFHINDYICEGYGFKVMDCEPFALHPNQTKKIDIAFTPDLTLSKISRTLILKTSLNIPVNYTLYTTIPPVYLGLCSEIISRPTWETYLSYLTVASMTILLVIILFIAAIDAERIRRQAIGSFILPSSSTVQPVLDLRMVGQQTREEIQTQKPAIVKEEKKSENTEKSVCNVETVEIKPKVEMERYTVLVPTTGKAKKKLGKRNSNEPAQLENHYMQVVDKIEKKKEKHVEVKHKVKENKDDKGIGKIEEKEKKHVQNTVKEKEVKKSQFHNKKHTKNTVVPAYEEETSSSATESNGSLNEDPEKENNQRNTTKVCSKTTTTIKKERDIPTTNNNIAEVNSPNTNDFKCVNFNHSNHHNKIKHQKPATKIAKTYEKVIKESKDYDNIQKTNEQNQIHTNHKQHHNHPRDRNDKKRERGLKDRKEKGFHKKSMDKNKHQNLSEPIQKQKSLCFNVPLPTPITSTVWGESRAKFSDVVSRSEPSSTSSSNRVQNHNTTKSIVTKPTMYVEPYKQTTPTELGPIGSRRNDRRSSNENNRRSIIDGFNHDNFLNAEITNSYFSDEPRLNNVGRENGFMGDLNGWSQQGFSNNIEAGFNVPQDPWSPTLLNTSSYWDSFNPLLSDNSGLLENSSVIGSTSLRSQNTVAPTTNVYLWGSSSVWQPWSPETPITPSTPTRTPPGFDELVHRKQDEQPQQSLRDSYSPFNSSPLWNQQQTKPWNYSQEP comes from the exons GTACGTGCTGCTAGTACATTTAGCCATTATAGAATACGACCCATTGTTGGGGTCAAATTGCCATTAAATTCAAGTTTCGCACCATTAATTTATTTGCACAATCCTCATTTGGAACCCCTCCAA ATTGTAGAAATATACGGAAATGGAGGGGGATTTCATCTTGAACTGCCAAATGGAGAACCAGAAGGGTCAAATGACATATGGGAAATCGCTCCTCAAGAAACAAAAGCTATAATTAGGGTGATTTTACATGCTGAAAGGTTGCAGAATTATACTGCCTATGTCAG gaTACGATTGAATAAACCAAATCTGACACTGGTAGTTCCAGTGGAAGTGGAAGTTACAACTGATACAGAGATCGTGCACCCACGAGGTTACGTAGATTTAGGTTTAGGAGGTAGTTTGGATTTAGCCAGTGAGGTTAAACTGTGCCTTTCAAATCCTAACAAAAAACACGTAAGAGTCCATAGTGTTTCTACGACTTCCAAAGCAATCACAGTACAACATTATAATATCAGATTACCACCTGCTGTTGATACAGATGAACCTTCAGATCAATGCGTCGACATAGGGACGCTAACAGTCGACT GGAAGACTGCATACGAAACCAAAGACTTTACAGGtaaaataatagtgaaataCAGGAACGGTAAAAATAAATCCGAAATACCGTATCATTTAACAGTTTTAAAGGGTGGATTAACTTACGATCCACTTACCACCTCCTATTTTATGAATGACAAGGCAGTAGATTTATCGTCGAGACTGTTCAAagttaaaaatgaatttgaagaatatatttatatttctgatGTTATTTTTCCCCAAGATGCTCATTTGTATTTTAAG attcaaGACCTCTCTCCAAAAATATTGAAGCCTGGCGAAGAGGTGAATCTCTTTAATATTAAGTTGAAGAATAACATCAGATTGTCTGATTTACAACTACACtctcatattattataaaaactaatatttctaGCGTACGAGTTCCATTATTAAGTTATAATGGGAAACTTCAAGTG caTTTACCTTTTAAAAGTAAAGATTACTCCTTGGACATCGGCCTTTTAGGCTTCAACTCACTCAAAGAAGTGTATTTTATGGTTGTGAACAATAATCCAGTTACATTGTATTTAAAACATGTTCATTCTTCCATTCCCATGACGCGGGCTGGTATCGTCGGCTGTGGATCAGGCGACCACAGACTCGTATTATTCCGTGATTCATTTGACAATCTATCTAAATGC caCACACTAAAACCATCCCATTACGCAGTGATCAAAGTTACAATTATGACGACTCAAGTGGAAGGGCAAGTTTGGGGAGACATATACGTTGAAAcgcaatttgaaaatttaaaaattcctgTTCATTTCAAAATAGCGCATGGAAAATTGGAAATAGGGCCGGATAAACTTATTTTTGATCAGTGCTTTCCA gGCAAGTTGTGTACTCATCCCGTACGAATACATTCGACGTTTAACGAACCTATGATTATAGAAGATATTCTGTCGTTACCACCGGATAAAAGGATTTCGAATAAAAACACAGGACACATTCTTGCTAGGACTTCTAAAATAGTAGGACATATGTTCCTTAATCCCGAATTAGAGTGCCAAACAGAATGCTATACAGGTCTGCAATCTGACACAACAG cTCAATGGTTAAGGATACTGTCGCTCTCTAAATATATCTCCGATTTAGATTCACATTTagctaatttattttatacaagatatttaaatttaacttcTAATGGTACAAAAAAATggcaaaacataacattacgATTAGACACATCTGAAGTGAGAGGTCACATCTTTAAATCCAGGGTGAAAATGAGTTGGCCGAGCTTGATAGCtgatcaaaatattgaaaacaaatctgTTGTTAATTTCCCACTCACCCAAGTAGGAAATGTCACTTTCCATAATCTCACCATTCGAAATCCAGCCAGTTATAATTTGATAGTGCAGTTAGTTTTTGACAGAGACTATCCTGCTTTTGAAACCTTATACACTGCCCTACCACCAAACTTCatagttaaaaattttcatgatagTTATTACTCTCGAGGTTTCTTTTTCTTGAATGAAACTAAAAGAGAACAAGTAGATTTTTTCGAGCAAATGTTGGGTGTTACTACACATAAAGATAGTATACCCATTTTATTGGCTCCTGGGGAGAGTTACACAGTTCCGATTGGATTCAAAGCTGACGATAATGATTTTCATTCGGCGATTTTATTGCTAAGAAACAATCTTACGATTTTGGAAGCAGTTAGATTAAATGCGAGAAGTGCACAGCCACTTTTTAAATTTGGTAATCGTAGACCAGGGTCAGTGCAACCTCTGATGTTTGAAATGACAGACAGACATTTCAGAGATTGTGAAAAGCTAAATGTAGTCGATCCAAATTTCACCGTTAAAAGAACTTTTACAGCTAGAAATATAGGAGAAGTAACTTTGTATATTCATTCTTTTCACATAAATGATTATATCTGTGAAGGATATGGTTTCAAAGTAATGGATTGTGAACCTTTTGCTCTTCATCCTaaccaaactaaaaaaatagacATAGCATTTACTCCAGACCTAACTTTATCGAAAATTTCCAGAACGTTGATTTTGAAGACCAGTCTCAATATTCCTGTGAATTATACATTGTATACGACGATACCGCCTGTATATTTGGGACTGTGTTCGGAAATAATATCCAGACCGACATGGGAGACCTACTTGAGTTATCTAACTGTAGCTTCCATGACAATTCTTCttgtcattattttatttatagcgGCTATAGATGCGGAAAGAATACGAAGACAGGCGATAGGATCGTTTATACTACCCAGTAGTTCTACCGTCCAACCTGTATTAGATTTAAGGATGGTAGGACAACAAACGAGGGAAGAAATTCAAACACAAAAACCTGCTATTGTCAAGGAAGAGAAGAAAAGTGAGAATACAGAAAAGAGCGTTTGTAATGTGGAAACAGTTGAGATCAAACCAAAAGTCGAAATGGAAAGATATACAGTGCTTGTTCCTACCACAGGAAAGGCTAAAAAGAAGCTTGGTAAGAGAAACAGTAATGAGCCGGCCCAACTGGAAAATCATTATATGCAGGTGGTCGATAAAAtcgagaagaaaaaagaaaaacatgtGGAAGTCAAACATAAAGTAAAGGAGAACAAAGATGACAAAGGAATTGGGAAAATAGAAGAGAAAGAGAAGAAACATGTACAAAATACCGTTAAGGAAAAAGAG gTGAAGAAATCTcaatttcataacaaaaaacATACCAAAAATACAGTAGTACCTGCATACGAAGAGGAGACTTCGTCGAGCGCGACTGAAAGTAATGGTAGCCTCAATGAAGACCccgaaaaagaaaataaccaAAGAAATACCACAAAAGTTTgctcaaaaacaacaacaacaattaaaaaagaGAGGGATATTCCAACAACCAACAATAACATTGCTGAAGTTAATTCTCCCAATACCAATGATTTTAAATGCGTTAATTTTAATCACAGTAAtcatcacaataaaataaaacatcaaaaaccagCTACGAAAATCGCGAAAACTTATGAAAAAGTCATCAAAGAGAGTAAAGACTATGATAATATACAGAAGACCAATGAACAGAACCAAATTCATACAAATCACAAACAACACCATAATCACCCGAGagacagaaatgataaaaaaagggAGAGGGGTTTGAAGGATCGCAAAGAAAAGG GTTTTCACAAGAAATCTATGGACAAAAATAAACACCAGAACCTCTCAGAAccgatacaaaaacaaaaatctctATGTTTTAACGTTCCGCTTCCTACGCCGATCACATCGACAGTCTGGGGTGAAAGTCGAGCCAAGTTTAGCGATGTCGTATCTCGAAGCGAACCGAGTTCAACATCTTCCAGTAATCGCGTTCAAAATCATAATACAACAAAATCGATAGTTACCAAACCAACTATGTACGTGGAGCCTTACAAACAAACAACACCTACAGAACTAGGTCCGATCGGTTCGAGACGTAATGACAGACGATCATCAAACGAGAATAACCGCAGATCGATCATAGATGGGTTCaatcatgataattttttaaatgccGAAATTACCAACAGTTATTTCTCCGATGAACCGAGATTGAATAATGTCGGTAGAGAAAACGGTTTTATGGGCGATTTGAATGGTTGGAGTCAACAAGGTTTTAGTAATAATATAGAGGCAGGGTTCAATGTTCCTCAAG ATCCATGGAGTCCAACTTTACTAAACACAAGTTCCTATTGGGATAGTTTTAATCCTCTATTGAGTGATAATTCGGGGTTGTTGGAAAATTCTTCAGTTATTGGTAGTACTTCGTTGCGTTCACAGAATACCGTAGCACCGACGACAAACGTTTATTTATGGGGTTCATCTTCAGTATGGCAACCTTGGTCTCCTGAAACTCCCATAACTCCAAGTACTCCTACAAGGACACCTCCAGGATTTGATGAATTGGTGCATCGAAAACAGGATGAA caacCACAACAGTCTTTAAGGGATAGTTACAGTCCTTTCAATAGTTCACCGTTGTGGAATCAGCAACAAACGAAGCCATGGAATTACTCACAGGAGCCGTAA